In the genome of Amphiura filiformis chromosome 4, Afil_fr2py, whole genome shotgun sequence, one region contains:
- the LOC140149546 gene encoding uncharacterized protein, with protein MYSVVTEEADRMNEEKQVCGALKNCGYPKWAVDQVKAKMQQKSKAAVKPSAKKDQRMRTKARDGGKGMDKAEQQWEEFWAANGNRYSRIDIERWHADIANIAEDNSDLSDETDTGSAAEFFFVSQRLKENKSLGTYTTSSSDRLSHLTGTHLHFSEARKHTADKQMLLQRKEDMLKILQDSVPFLSEEEFLKKARSRLQTRNSVPPTGD; from the exons ATGTACAGCGTGGTCACAGAAGAAGCGGATAGAATGAATGAAGAAAAACAGGTGTGTGGAGCCCTTAAAAACTGTGGCTATCCTAAATGGGCAGTGGATCAAGTCAAAGctaaaatgcaacaaaaatcTAAAGCGGCTGTGAAACCTAGCGCAAAGAAAGATCAAAGAATGAGGACAAAAGCAAGGGATG GTGGAAAAGGAATGGATAAAGCTGAGCAGCAGTGGGAGGAATTTTGGGCTGCCAATGGAAACAGATACAGCAGGATAGATATTGAAAGATGGCATGCTGATATTGCCAATATAGCTGAAG ATAATTCCGATCTCTCAGATGAAACTGACACTGGCAGTGCCGCTGAGTTTTTCTTTGTATCACAGAGGTTGAAAGAAAATAAATCACTCGGCACATACACAACATCGTCAAGTGACAGGTTATCTCACTTGACAGGAACACACCTGCATTTCTCGGAAGCAAGAAAGCATACTGCAGATAAGCAAATGCTGCTTCAGAGGAAAGAAGACATGTTGAAAATCCTGCAAGACAGTGTTCCATTTCTTTCTGAGGAGGAGTTTTTGAAGAAGGCCAGAAGCAGGCTGCAGACCAGAAATAGCGTACCTCCAACAGGAGATTGA